One segment of Candidatus Hydrogenedentota bacterium DNA contains the following:
- a CDS encoding LacI family DNA-binding transcriptional regulator has product MAQKTTGRYTIHDIAHELGVSARTVSRVLNKQAGVGKGTRKRIEDFIQEVNFHPHSGARSLRRQRLDCIGVAVTSPLDVLPISNDILTWLFFELNRIFNDGEFIGFDMNPPPRDGQYDYARGVSEQRFGACVVAGPLRSDDSVIRRVHTAGCPYMVLGRLDAMPEISSATVDYEEAAYLSTRFLLERGHTRVGMLLGLDGFQPGVERRRGYRRALDEAGVPYDESLLRPATFDSDQNIRLTHRLLLDRDITALVESSGTEDASGLREGARRAGRMPGENLDIVEWTYTYKASVVSEAVAHVWLPVREAGSEGLELLADWFYERRAEPFQVLYRPILYETPKDGDTAPPRPVFSVHS; this is encoded by the coding sequence ATGGCACAGAAAACCACAGGCCGATACACCATCCACGACATTGCCCATGAGTTGGGGGTGTCGGCTCGCACCGTAAGTCGCGTGCTGAACAAACAGGCGGGCGTGGGCAAGGGCACCCGGAAGCGAATCGAGGACTTCATCCAGGAAGTCAACTTCCACCCCCACTCCGGCGCGCGCAGCCTCCGACGCCAGCGGCTGGACTGCATCGGTGTTGCCGTCACCTCGCCGCTGGACGTATTGCCCATCAGCAATGACATCCTCACCTGGCTCTTCTTCGAATTGAACCGGATTTTCAACGACGGCGAGTTCATCGGCTTCGACATGAATCCACCGCCACGCGACGGCCAGTACGACTACGCCCGGGGCGTGAGCGAGCAGCGATTCGGCGCCTGCGTAGTGGCCGGCCCTCTCCGCTCCGACGACTCGGTCATACGCCGCGTACACACCGCAGGGTGCCCCTATATGGTACTTGGTCGGCTCGACGCGATGCCCGAGATCAGCTCCGCCACGGTGGACTATGAGGAGGCTGCCTACCTCAGCACCCGCTTTCTTCTTGAGCGCGGCCACACCCGGGTGGGCATGCTCCTGGGGCTCGATGGTTTCCAGCCCGGTGTCGAGCGTCGCAGAGGCTATCGCCGCGCCCTCGATGAAGCGGGTGTCCCCTATGACGAGTCCCTGTTACGCCCGGCCACCTTCGATTCCGATCAGAACATTCGACTTACCCATCGCCTCCTGCTCGATCGCGATATCACCGCGCTGGTGGAGAGCAGCGGCACCGAGGACGCCTCCGGACTTCGGGAGGGCGCGCGTCGCGCGGGTCGAATGCCCGGCGAAAACCTCGACATCGTGGAATGGACCTACACCTACAAAGCGTCGGTTGTCTCCGAGGCCGTCGCCCACGTCTGGCTCCCCGTGCGCGAGGCGGGCTCCGAGGGCCTGGAGCTGCTCGCCGACTGGTTCTATGAGCGCCGCGCCGAGCCGTTTCAGGTGCTCTACCGCCCCATCCTCTACGAGACCCCCAAAGACGGCGATACGGCACCGCCACGGC